In Sebastes fasciatus isolate fSebFas1 chromosome 15, fSebFas1.pri, whole genome shotgun sequence, a genomic segment contains:
- the LOC141783859 gene encoding neutral cholesterol ester hydrolase 1-like encodes MRLLPAAVTVSLTVAVAYFIYIPLPDAIQEPWKLMMLDAGFRTTMHLASLKAWLGFDHYIKTIRDSTEGFDGMMEGLRNSENDGEVFPGVKVSDITFAGVPVRVYEPPAGGEGHLRRGLMFFHGGGWALGSGKKGTYDSINQMLSDELNTVVVSVEYRLYPEVHFPVPYLDCLAAAKHFLSPEVLARYAIDPERLAVAGDSAGGNLAAAVSQEIAIDETMSVKFSVQALVYPVLQALDFNTPSYLQNGNIPILYRTLMVRFWLQYLNADLSLLPQLLANNHSALHHSNITPELRARFDWTALLSPKHKKNYKPVVVEKGSQGAVKEMSGLLDVRASPLLAGPEVLAKCPRAYILTCENDVLRDDGLMYARRLQDAGVAVTSEHYEEGFHGCFSFISWPVEFDVGKRALRGYLNWLQNNL; translated from the exons ATGAGGCTGCTTCCAGCTGCTGTTACTGTGTCACTAACGGTGGCCGTCGCTTATTTCATCTACATCCCGCTGCCTGATGCCATCCAGGAGCCCTGGAAGCTGAtgatgctggatgctggattCAGAACAACGATGCACCTG GCCTCTTTGAAGGCCTGGCTCGGCTTTGACCATTACATCAAGACAATCAGGGATTCCACAGAGGGTTTCGACGGCATGATGGAGGGGCTGCGCAATTCTGAGAACGACGGAGAGGTCTTTCCCGGAGTTAAAGTCAGCGACATCACTTTCGCCGGCGTCCCGGTCCGTGTGTACGAGCCCCCGGCTGGAGGGGAAGGTCATCTGAGGAGAGGGTTGATGTTTTTCCACGGAGGAGGCTGGGCCCTCGGCAGTGGCA AGAAGGGGACGTATGATTCGATCAACCAGATGTTGTCCGACGAGCTCAACACTGTTGTGGTATCCGTTGA GTATCGTCTGTATCCAGAGGTGCACTTTCCAGTGCCGTATTTGGACTGTCTCGCTGCTGCCAAGCACTTCTTGTCCCCAGAGGTTCTGGCCAGGTATGCCATCGACCCCGAGCGTCTGGCTGTGGCAGGTGACAGTGCTGGAGGAAACCTGGCTGCTGCGGTCTCTCAGGAG ATTGCCATAGATGAAACTATGAGTGTGAAATTCAGCGTCCAGGCGTTGGTCTACCCAGTGCTCCAGGCTCTTGACTTCAACACGCCCTCCTACTTGCAGAATGGAAATATCCCCATCCTGTACCGGACCCTCATGGTCCGCTTCTGGCTGCAGTACCTCAATGCTGACCTCTCCCTGCTGCCCCAGCTGCTGGCTAACAACCACAGCGCCTTACACCACTCAAACATCACCCCAGAGCTGAGGGCGCGGTTCGACTGGACCGCCCTCCTTTCGCCAAAACACAAGAAGAACTACAAGCCTGTGGTTGTGGAAAAAGGTTCCCAGGGGGCGGTGAAGGAGATGTCCGGGCTGCTGGACGTGAGGGCGTCACCACTGTTAGCAGGACCAGAGGTTCTGGCTAAATGCCCTCGAGCATACATCCTAACATGCGAGAATGACGTGTTGAGGGATGACGGCCTGATGTACGCGCGGCGCTTACAGGACGCAGGCGTCGCAGTTACCAGCGAGCACTATGAGGAGGGCTTCCACGGATGTTTCAGCTTCATATCTTGGCCGGTGGAATTTGATGTAGGGAAGAGAGCACTCAGGGGTTACCTCAACTGGCTGCAGAACAACTTGtaa